The Myotis daubentonii chromosome 1, mMyoDau2.1, whole genome shotgun sequence genome includes the window ACGCAGGCACCTCCTGGCATTTACAGGGTTCTAATCATTGCTCCCCAGGGTCAGGGCTTGGAGAAAAGGCCAGTTACTATCTGTTCTACCTGCCGTcaggggctcaggggctgggagTTTCCGAATGACATATCTGTAATCAAAGTGTTACAGGAGAAACACGGcggggggtgtggtgggggtgggggaatggggggggggttgggcgaTCATTGCTATATAAATTCCCATCAGGATTGGTTCAGAGTCTCCGCCCTCCCAGTGGCTTCACCTTGGTATTGGTCCTCgctggcctgggtcccaggaatAGAAACCtctttctaaagcagtggtctCAAACAAAAAGGGTGTGTGTGCCCTAGGGGATGCACAAGGCCATTCACTGGGGGTAAAGGAAGAAAAGCTTAGAATTTCTATttatacatctttaaaaatataaaaataaaagtgaaatcaagcttttctaatctaataaaagacaaacatgcaaattgaccataccttcgctatgcctcaaGCCACatccaccaaccaatcagagcgactatatgcaaattaacccaaccaagatggcggccggcagccaagaagctggagcaagcaggaggcttggttgccccagcgatggaggaagccaagcttcctgcctgccctggccgctgaaggcaacaaagtttcaattatagaagctaaataaatcccagatacctgcttccagccagccttcactgggaacttgggtggctgggggccgtggccagcctgcaaacagccatcagcccctcatccagactggccaggcaccccaaggggGACCCCTAACCTGAacaggctgtggccagcctgcaaacggccctcagcccctcacccaggctggccaggcactccagcagcgacccccaccctgaagggagtgtggccagtctgaaaatggccctcaacccctcacccaggctggtcagtcATCCCagaggacctccaccctgatctggacacccttcagggcaaaccagccgccccccacccatgcactaggcctctatcctatataataaaagggtaatatgcaaattgaccctaacagcagaaccactgggaatgactggtcactatgacacacattgatcaccaggggacagacgctcaatgcaggagatgccccttggtggtcagtgcgctcacacagggggagctctgctcagtcacaagccaggctgacagctgccagtacagcggtggtggtgggagcctctcctgcctcctcagcagtgctaaggatgtctgattgcagcttagacctgctccctgctggcaagtgggcatcccccgagggctcctgggctgccagagggatgtctgactgccagcttaggcccaatcccccggggagcaggcctaagccagcaggtggttatccctcgaggggtcccagactgcaagagggcacaggccaggctgagggactccccactgagtgcacaaatttttgtgcaccgggcctctagtatttgatgTTTAGATTGGCATTGACATTCTCACTCAGCCCATAGACCGGAAGGCCAGGTACAACAAATGGCATGTGTAGAGACTCCCGGGGGAAGCTGGGAGTGCTCAGACGAGAACCAGCAATCCTGTCCTCACTGGCTTGGCTTTTAGCATACGGTGAGGTTCTGTGGTTAGGTAAGTTTATGAATGTCCTATCTCCTTTGATCTAAATGACCCTTTATGAAATGGACAATTCCTGCAAACAGACCACAGATTTACTATACTTCCAATAATGCAAGCATAAGGCCACAGTAGAGCTGACAAGCGCTTTGCCTGCCACTTTATGAAGAAATCAGATCTGACAAGAAGTTggccaaagaaataaaagataatgccACAATTTGCAATATGGATTTACATCCGCTACTGCTTCAGTGAACTGCACCCTAAGTGTATATATGGCGCTCCAGGAGTTTTAACATGGACACAGTTAACGAATAAATTGGAGGACCAGGCAATTTATTCCAATGGGGTGTTTAGTCAAACAAATTTGGTCAGCCCTGGTCTACAGTCAGACAGAAGAGTCTTTAGGCAGCAACCATTCACAAGGCATACGGTCCTTGTTTTCATGCTTCTTTTCtaccaaataaagaaaaagtcaaTTAGTGGAGCCTGACAACCTAGAATCTGGATACTGATAAAGAAAACAGGAGCAGGAATAGCTTTTGGTAGAACATTATAACCAAAGGGAAAAGTGTAAGAGAAAGATGCAGTGTTGGAACATTATGTTTTAGGGGAGAAGATAGGAGTGTGctggagcaggccaggctgtgagaggggctTTGATGACTACAAAAGTTACTGGTGCAAAAGCTAATGTGAAAACTAAAAGTGggggcctggctggtatggctcagtggttgggcatggacCCAGGCACCCAGAGGCTTGAGGCTCCATTctgggtcagggaacatgcccgggttgcaggctctatccccagtaggaggcgtgcaggtggcagcagatggatgattctttcttattgccctttctctccctcttctctctctctctaaaaatcaataaaacatattataaaaaactaaaaattggtGTTCTGGTTCAGGATGGTGACATAGGGTCCCGAACCCCCTCCTCCCACAGACATACTGAGTCTGCAGCTACATACAGAACAACTGCCTCTGACTAAAATCCAGGAACTAGTTGAGTGACGCCTACACAttgggccagtggttctcaaccttggctgcacattagaatcacctgggaatcttttttaaatcctgatttctgggcctcatcctccagaaattctgtttgttactaatgttgtggccccaggtgattctaatgtgcagccaaggttgagaaccactgcattgggCAAATGAATAGGAGAGACTGAGACACAATTTCACCATAAATCCCACCCCAGGCATTGCAACTCACTACCTGGGGGAtaaaagggggtggggatggaccCTACATTTGGTGCCCCAAATTCTAAGACTTCTGCCTGAGAGATAAGGCCCCCGAAATACCTAGCTCTGAAAGCCAACGGGGCTTGCTTCCAACTAAGGGACCTCTCTTAATGGGCTCCCAGGGACTCACTGTGGCTATCTCCCAGGGCCCAGTGCAGAGGCTGAAAGGAAAACCAAAGGCTGAAAAACGGGCTCTTCACTGTCAGGACAGACAGAAACCATCAGGGAGAAATGGTTTGGAAACTGCTGGTCGACAGTCCAGAAAACAGGGCAAGTGTAGGTTAAATCGGATAGCAGGGTGAGCAACCAACCAATACCCCTCAGGCCACAGGTTCTTTTCTCTGCAAGAaccaccctaaccctaaacaattagaagaaataaaaacaatccctCCCTAAAACACCTCAGGGGAGAATTTCTCCGAGATGTGAGACTTCTGGGCTATGGCCACACTTGGCCTGCTCTGCAAAACAGAAGTGAGAACTACTCTTAGGGGTCCCAAAGCCAATCCAAGTGGCCAGGGAGTGGTCCCAAACATCCGGTCTGAAGAGCCAAGAGGGGCAGCCAGGAGTGAAGGTGGCTCtacaacaggggtcctcaaactttttaaacagggcgccagttcactgtccctcagaccgttggagggccggactatagttttaaaaaaaaaactatgaacaaattcctacgcacactgcacatatcttattttgaagtaaaaaaacaaaacgggaacaaatacaatatttgtatttgcatgtggcctgcgggccatagtttgaggacccctgctctacaatTTCTTTATTGGAGGGCTTCCCAGTGGCAAGCTGGTGGCGTTGTAGAGCATTTTGCATAAACCTGAGACCCAGCCAATTATTCAGGTAGAGGCCCCTAGGCCGGTGGAGCTGCTGGAAGCCCCCTACCTGCCTACTGTGGTATTGCTACTGCCCAGAGACAGCAGTTGATCTAGGCAAGCCCAGTCTTTACCCTCACTGCCCATCCCAATGACCCGGGCATCTTCATTCACTGGGGTATTTCATTGCTGTGGGCACCTTTAACTTGTGTTCGGTAAATATGAATGGGCGTGAGCCCCAGATACATAGCAGAATCAGTTCGGATTTCCAAAATGGTGAAGAAGAGTGgaaaaatgatgagaaaaatTTGGGAGTGTCCTACATTAAATGACAGTGGgccagaaaaggggagagagatgtAAGGGAGGCCCACCAGGTAATGACTGTTGGCAGAAACAGAAGACTGCCTCCATGCCTGAATGGACGCTGAAACGTCGCATCAGCTTCCAGATGGCGTTTATCTGAGGGACTTGGCGGATGGCCCAGACGCCACCACAGCTTGCTTACGCACGCGCTTTCGGACTGTTGTCCCACAGCCAATCCAAAAGTAGCAAATGcagtggaacctcggttctcaaacttaattagctccggaaggctgtttgagaagcgaTTTGTTAAAAAAACTAAATCATTTCccccattttaaagaaataatgcaaaCTGAATTAATACTACCAGACGGCTGTACCGATTTTtaggtaatttccacacaaaggtggaatattggcactagatgaaaggtagatgaaaggtagacctattttctacaatgtctccaagttccatcttattctaaccacttgttagcatgtaactaacatttttttttatatcatgttggttttttctctttaatgctcaggagcccaggtatagggaacagttaggttcagggcctcaggtcggGTAGACTTAATCCACTTCAGACCCCCCAAATGactccctgttttaacctttcttgtaTACAGTaaatgtctaatgtactgtttaatccaTAAACAAACACTGCTTTTCTTACATTTATTGAACCACCTGCTACTAGCCTTAAAGGAATCACTTTCAGCATTCATTCCAGGGATGTCTTTCAGGTCAGAAGCAGCGTATCTTTGCTTGTTCATATATCACTGCCTAGGAAATGCTGTCACTGGCCAcctgcttttcctttatccaaatcaacagtttttctgcctcttcaattgcctgtgatccttgcttctttcacacccttagcaacatcagcACCGTTGAGGGCCTCTTTATCTTTTAAGACTGTGCTAATCACCGATTTCACCAGCTACAAAAGcactctctcctttgtttgttgcctgagagatgctttttgtcatgctgaagTATCAGCATGAATGGGTTGTCAGGTCAAAAACCGAAGATTGGTTCGACAACCGACATTTCTTTCTGTGAATAGCTTAGTTGGGAATcgaattgttcaagatgggagacgTTTGAGAAATGAGGTGTCACCGTAATCCCTCCTTAGGAGCCCTGCACCTATCCCAGGACGTCTCTGCTTCACCTTTCCACCTTATCTATAGCCAAGGGAAAGCCTTTCGAAACCACTCACCTCGTCCTTCCCCACATCCATGGCCTGAAAAGCTCGGGGACATGCTTGTCTTCTCCACCtagccctgctgctgctggtggttcaGAATGCTTGCCCCCGGCCCCTTTCCAGCCAGCATGTGGCTCAAGAAACTTTCCAAAAAGCTTTGGGCCACAAACGTTTCCTCTTCACAACAGTAAAGAGCCTCACTGAGATTCCCTCCCTCCAGGAATGGCAAGCGGGCTTCTCATGAAGGGAACTGCTGCCACTGGAGCGCCACTGGCTACTTCCAGCCTTGGGCAGCCTGGCTTTGGCTGTGACGCGGACAACCAGCTGGACAGAGGCAGTTTTCCCGACCCGGGCTACGTACCTTTCCTCCCGGCCTCGGGCGTTTGGGAAGGCTTCTCCTGTGGGGCTGCAGCTTTCCTCTCTGCTTCcgcctcttccttctcttccctcctgggAGGTGGTGGCGAGGGTGGCCCAGGCTCACGGCGCTCCTGGCCCTCCTTGCACAGCTCACTGGGCTCCGGGTCAGGCTTCCCCGGCCGCCGAGCCAGCAGCTCTACCAGGTAGGGCCTGCTCAGCTTGCAGAGCGGGGAGGTCGGTGGCGTCTGACCGGAGGGCTTGGGCGCCAGGGCTGGCTTCTGCGCCATCGGCATTCTGTTTGCTGCCTTGGTGAGCTCCGGGGCCGGGGTCTGGCTGCTGACCGGtgagggtccaggctgggctgtgggaggggggctggaaGGGCTGACGGCAGAGTCCTTCCAGCTGCCGGGGCCTTGCTTGCTCTCTGCGGGGAGGGATGGGCCATCCTTAAGGGCCGGAGCACCCTCTGCCGCCTTCTCTCCATCCGTGCACGCTGGTGCCGGCGGCCCCCCCTCTGCACTGTCCCCAGTGCTGctgttcctcttcttcttcttctgctcTGCCTGCTGGTCGCAGTGGAAGCGCAAGGAGTAGTTGGTCCTTCTCAGCTTTATCCCAAAAGGTGAGGAGGCCTTTTCCTCCCCACCTGGCAACGCGGGGTCCGGCTTTCCGGCGGTCTCACTGCCCGACGCGGTCACGGGCTCCGCCTGGGCCACTGCTTTCTGCGGAGGGTACGGAGGGCTCGGAACAAGGAAGGATGGAAGGTCTTTGGCAAATTTGCAGCCCTCGGTGGTGTCTGCTGGCTCCTGGCGCGCCCCTACATGCTCTGGGCCTTTCTGGGGCTCATCGCTCTCGGCAGCCAGGGGCGGGGGCGCTGCCTGGTCGCTGGCTCCCAGCCCGGGCCTTTTTCTCGTGCTTTCAGCTCCTGCGCTCTGTTTGGAGGTCTCTGCGCCCCCATCCGAGAACTTCTGCCAGGCAGGCATGATCGAGAACTTGGCGTTTCCTGGCGGGGTCTTCCGGAGGGCCCCCCGGGAGTCACAGCGGCCCCGGGGCGCGGGCTCATCCCCAGGCGGGGGCTGGTCTTTCTTGCCTCGCGGGTCGCCCTCCGCGCTCTTCAGGATGCGGGACCGAATGGATGCCCACTCGGCCAGGGCAGCCGCGCTGCTCGACTCCTGGGGGGGCCGGGCCTTCCCGCCGCCGGCCCGGGGGTCGGCCGGGGCGCGGGGTGGGTGGTCCGGGGTGGGGGCGTCCCCGTGCTTCTTTTCCTCCGATAAACCCAGCAGAGACTTGCACGCCGTGTCCTTGATCTGGCTCAGGTTGACGGCGGGGCCGCACAGCTGGGCCCCCGTGACCAGGATGGCCGTGTGGGGGATGCTCAGCGACGAGGGCAGGGCGTGGGGGGCCGGGCTGGCCCGGGGGGCCTTTggctggtggggagcagaggCTAGTCCCGCGTCTCTCGTGGGCGTCATGGGGCTCAGGTTGACTTTGGGGAAGAGAATCTGTTTCCCTCCCGAGGACACCTGGAAAGTGTAGGGCCGAGGCATGGTCTGCCGCTCCTCCACCTCCTGCCACCTCAGCTCCTCCACCCTGCGGTCTCTGTCCCCGCACACCCCTGGTTTCTGGGGAGGAGGCGTGCGGGCTTCGCTTCTCTCTTCCGGGCCCGCACACCCATCCTGCCCGCGAGCATCCCCCCGCTGCGCCTGCGGCTCTCCGGGGGGCTCAGCCTCGGGACTCTGCTTCCCGCAGGCGCTTGCTGCCTCGGCGTTCCCTCTTTGCTTCTCCGGCTTCAGGTGCTCTGGCTCCCCTGCACAGTCCGTCTGAAGCGGGCTCCTGTCGTCCGCCCCCAGCccgctctcctcccctctccgtGCTCCCTGAGGCTCCTTTTCCGCTTCCCGCCGCCGCTGCGCCTCCACTTCCTCCTGCCTTTTTCTCAGCTCTTCCCTTCTccttgcctcctcctcttcccgcCTTCTGAGCTCCTTCGTCCGGTTCTCTTCTTCCTCCCGCCGCCTctgatcctcctcctcctcctccttccgcagcctctgttcctcctcctcccgcctcttcctctcctcttcctcccgcagcctccgctcctcctcctcctgcttcttcctctcctcttcctcccgcagcctcagctcctcctcctgcctcttcctctcctcttcctccaatCGCTGCTTCTCCGCTTCCCGCCGCCTCTGCTCCTCCAGTCTCCTGAGTTCCTTcaactctctctcctctgcttcctGCCGCCGCTTCTCCGCCTCCTGTCTGCTCCGCTCCTCCAGCTTCTCCGCCTCCTGTCTGCTCCGCGCCTCCAGCTCCTGGTGCGCGAGGCTCTGCAGCCGCTCAGCCTCTTCCTCCGGGGGCTCCTGCTCTCCCGCTTCCTGGGGCCCGCCCTCCTCTGGCTCCCTGCACTCTGGGGCTGGGCCACCTTGCTCCTCCAGCCTCCGCCTTTCCTCTGTgcactgcctcttccctgcctctggctgtggttctccctcctctctctcttcctctccttcctcctccaggagCTCCTGCCTGCGGTTCTCTTCCCAAAGCCGCTGCTCCAGCGCCCGGAGCCTCTGCTCCTCCAGGCGTCTCCTCTCGGCTGCCTCCGCCTTCTGCCGCTT containing:
- the CRACD gene encoding capping protein-inhibiting regulator of actin dynamics isoform X5: MAMEEIKLTQNVHNEALSADVSDKKKGGKFQPFKKLFGKRKKKDTSISREAEAGRKSHSPQSVSNGTFSSDEETLEDSLRFFNYSLGARAFSHDSIFIPDGGAESEQTVQAMSQDNILGKVKTLQRQLGKNIKFGQPAPSATPLKRADSGEASLEGDPLLASPMEPVTQQDLILPDAENKSSDTPSSPSPPNPPGARSEMEEKAAPAKPSRPKRHFSSAGTIESVNLDAIPLAIARLDNSAAKHKLSVKPKNQRVSKKHRRLGLAGARPNEQGGLPSRLSLDQNGHPGEDKLMWHEEEPEPLDAEEEKRCQEEYWRELEAKCKRQKAEAAERRRLEEQRLRALEQRLWEENRRQELLEEEGEEEREEGEPQPEAGKRQCTEERRRLEEQGGPAPECREPEEGGPQEAGEQEPPEEEAERLQSLAHQELEARSRQEAEKLEERSRQEAEKRRQEAEERELKELRRLEEQRRREAEKQRLEEEERKRQEEELRLREEEERKKQEEEERRLREEEERKRREEEEQRLRKEEEEEDQRRREEEENRTKELRRREEEEARRREELRKRQEEVEAQRRREAEKEPQGARRGEESGLGADDRSPLQTDCAGEPEHLKPEKQRGNAEAASACGKQSPEAEPPGEPQAQRGDARGQDGCAGPEERSEARTPPPQKPGVCGDRDRRVEELRWQEVEERQTMPRPYTFQVSSGGKQILFPKVNLSPMTPTRDAGLASAPHQPKAPRASPAPHALPSSLSIPHTAILVTGAQLCGPAVNLSQIKDTACKSLLGLSEEKKHGDAPTPDHPPRAPADPRAGGGKARPPQESSSAAALAEWASIRSRILKSAEGDPRGKKDQPPPGDEPAPRGRCDSRGALRKTPPGNAKFSIMPAWQKFSDGGAETSKQSAGAESTRKRPGLGASDQAAPPPLAAESDEPQKGPEHVGARQEPADTTEGCKFAKDLPSFLVPSPPYPPQKAVAQAEPVTASGSETAGKPDPALPGGEEKASSPFGIKLRRTNYSLRFHCDQQAEQKKKKRNSSTGDSAEGGPPAPACTDGEKAAEGAPALKDGPSLPAESKQGPGSWKDSAVSPSSPPPTAQPGPSPVSSQTPAPELTKAANRMPMAQKPALAPKPSGQTPPTSPLCKLSRPYLVELLARRPGKPDPEPSELCKEGQERREPGPPSPPPPRREEKEEAEAERKAAAPQEKPSQTPEAGRKEKPVLQSRHSLDGSKLVEKVETAQPLWITLALQKQKGFREQQATREERKQAREAKQAEKLSKDNWRSLIRLPQRHW
- the CRACD gene encoding capping protein-inhibiting regulator of actin dynamics isoform X8; translated protein: MEPVTQQDLILPDAENKSSDTPSSPSPPNPPGARSEMEEKAAPAKPSRPKRHFSSAGTIESVNLDAIPLAIARLDNSAAKHKLSVKPKNQRVSKKHRRLGLAGARPNEQGGLPSRLSLDQNGHPGEDKLMWHEEEPEPLDAEEEKRCQEEYWRELEAKCKRQKAEAAERRRLEEQRLRALEQRLWEENRRQELLEEEGEEEREEGEPQPEAGKRQCTEERRRLEEQGGPAPECREPEEGGPQEAGEQEPPEEEAERLQSLAHQELEARSRQEAEKRRQEAEERELKELRRLEEQRRREAEKQRLEEEERKRQEEELRLREEEERKKQEEEERRLREEEERKRREEEEQRLRKEEEEEDQRRREEEENRTKELRRREEEEARRREELRKRQEEVEAQRRREAEKEPQGARRGEESGLGADDRSPLQTDCAGEPEHLKPEKQRGNAEAASACGKQSPEAEPPGEPQAQRGDARGQDGCAGPEERSEARTPPPQKPGVCGDRDRRVEELRWQEVEERQTMPRPYTFQVSSGGKQILFPKVNLSPMTPTRDAGLASAPHQPKAPRASPAPHALPSSLSIPHTAILVTGAQLCGPAVNLSQIKDTACKSLLGLSEEKKHGDAPTPDHPPRAPADPRAGGGKARPPQESSSAAALAEWASIRSRILKSAEGDPRGKKDQPPPGDEPAPRGRCDSRGALRKTPPGNAKFSIMPAWQKFSDGGAETSKQSAGAESTRKRPGLGASDQAAPPPLAAESDEPQKGPEHVGARQEPADTTEGCKFAKDLPSFLVPSPPYPPQKAVAQAEPVTASGSETAGKPDPALPGGEEKASSPFGIKLRRTNYSLRFHCDQQAEQKKKKRNSSTGDSAEGGPPAPACTDGEKAAEGAPALKDGPSLPAESKQGPGSWKDSAVSPSSPPPTAQPGPSPVSSQTPAPELTKAANRMPMAQKPALAPKPSGQTPPTSPLCKLSRPYLVELLARRPGKPDPEPSELCKEGQERREPGPPSPPPPRREEKEEAEAERKAAAPQEKPSQTPEAGRKEKPVLQSRHSLDGSKLVEKVETAQPLWITLALQKQKGFREQQATREERKQAREAKQAEKLSKDNVSVSRAGSLLKSMAPPEDKKPETAGSRLERREQLKKANTLPTSVTVEISDSPPPAPLVKEVTKRFSTPDAAPVSTEPAWLALAKRKAKAWSDCPQIIK
- the CRACD gene encoding capping protein-inhibiting regulator of actin dynamics isoform X9 yields the protein MEEKAAPAKPSRPKRHFSSAGTIESVNLDAIPLAIARLDNSAAKHKLSVKPKNQRVSKKHRRLGLAGARPNEQGGLPSRLSLDQNGHPGEDKLMWHEEEPEPLDAEEEKRCQEEYWRELEAKCKRQKAEAAERRRLEEQRLRALEQRLWEENRRQELLEEEGEEEREEGEPQPEAGKRQCTEERRRLEEQGGPAPECREPEEGGPQEAGEQEPPEEEAERLQSLAHQELEARSRQEAEKRRQEAEERELKELRRLEEQRRREAEKQRLEEEERKRQEEELRLREEEERKKQEEEERRLREEEERKRREEEEQRLRKEEEEEDQRRREEEENRTKELRRREEEEARRREELRKRQEEVEAQRRREAEKEPQGARRGEESGLGADDRSPLQTDCAGEPEHLKPEKQRGNAEAASACGKQSPEAEPPGEPQAQRGDARGQDGCAGPEERSEARTPPPQKPGVCGDRDRRVEELRWQEVEERQTMPRPYTFQVSSGGKQILFPKVNLSPMTPTRDAGLASAPHQPKAPRASPAPHALPSSLSIPHTAILVTGAQLCGPAVNLSQIKDTACKSLLGLSEEKKHGDAPTPDHPPRAPADPRAGGGKARPPQESSSAAALAEWASIRSRILKSAEGDPRGKKDQPPPGDEPAPRGRCDSRGALRKTPPGNAKFSIMPAWQKFSDGGAETSKQSAGAESTRKRPGLGASDQAAPPPLAAESDEPQKGPEHVGARQEPADTTEGCKFAKDLPSFLVPSPPYPPQKAVAQAEPVTASGSETAGKPDPALPGGEEKASSPFGIKLRRTNYSLRFHCDQQAEQKKKKRNSSTGDSAEGGPPAPACTDGEKAAEGAPALKDGPSLPAESKQGPGSWKDSAVSPSSPPPTAQPGPSPVSSQTPAPELTKAANRMPMAQKPALAPKPSGQTPPTSPLCKLSRPYLVELLARRPGKPDPEPSELCKEGQERREPGPPSPPPPRREEKEEAEAERKAAAPQEKPSQTPEAGRKEKPVLQSRHSLDGSKLVEKVETAQPLWITLALQKQKGFREQQATREERKQAREAKQAEKLSKDNVSVSRAGSLLKSMAPPEDKKPETAGSRLERREQLKKANTLPTSVTVEISDSPPPAPLVKEVTKRFSTPDAAPVSTEPAWLALAKRKAKAWSDCPQIIK
- the CRACD gene encoding capping protein-inhibiting regulator of actin dynamics isoform X1, with amino-acid sequence MAMEEIKLTQNVHNEALSADVSDKKKGGKFQPFKKLFGKRKKKDTSISREAEAGRKSHSPQSVSNGTFSSDEETLEDSLRFFNYSLGARAFSHDSIFIPDGGAESEQTVQAMSQDNILGKVKTLQRQLGKNIKFGQPAPSATPLKRADSGEASLEGDPLLASPMEPVTQQDLILPDAENKSSDTPSSPSPPNPPGARSEMEEKAAPAKPSRPKRHFSSAGTIESVNLDAIPLAIARLDNSAAKHKLSVKPKNQRVSKKHRRLGLAGARPNEQGGLPSRLSLDQNGHPGEDKLMWHEEEPEPLDAEEEKRCQEEYWRELEAKCKRQKAEAAERRRLEEQRLRALEQRLWEENRRQELLEEEGEEEREEGEPQPEAGKRQCTEERRRLEEQGGPAPECREPEEGGPQEAGEQEPPEEEAERLQSLAHQELEARSRQEAEKLEERSRQEAEKRRQEAEERELKELRRLEEQRRREAEKQRLEEEERKRQEEELRLREEEERKKQEEEERRLREEEERKRREEEEQRLRKEEEEEDQRRREEEENRTKELRRREEEEARRREELRKRQEEVEAQRRREAEKEPQGARRGEESGLGADDRSPLQTDCAGEPEHLKPEKQRGNAEAASACGKQSPEAEPPGEPQAQRGDARGQDGCAGPEERSEARTPPPQKPGVCGDRDRRVEELRWQEVEERQTMPRPYTFQVSSGGKQILFPKVNLSPMTPTRDAGLASAPHQPKAPRASPAPHALPSSLSIPHTAILVTGAQLCGPAVNLSQIKDTACKSLLGLSEEKKHGDAPTPDHPPRAPADPRAGGGKARPPQESSSAAALAEWASIRSRILKSAEGDPRGKKDQPPPGDEPAPRGRCDSRGALRKTPPGNAKFSIMPAWQKFSDGGAETSKQSAGAESTRKRPGLGASDQAAPPPLAAESDEPQKGPEHVGARQEPADTTEGCKFAKDLPSFLVPSPPYPPQKAVAQAEPVTASGSETAGKPDPALPGGEEKASSPFGIKLRRTNYSLRFHCDQQAEQKKKKRNSSTGDSAEGGPPAPACTDGEKAAEGAPALKDGPSLPAESKQGPGSWKDSAVSPSSPPPTAQPGPSPVSSQTPAPELTKAANRMPMAQKPALAPKPSGQTPPTSPLCKLSRPYLVELLARRPGKPDPEPSELCKEGQERREPGPPSPPPPRREEKEEAEAERKAAAPQEKPSQTPEAGRKEKPVLQSRHSLDGSKLVEKVETAQPLWITLALQKQKGFREQQATREERKQAREAKQAEKLSKDNVSVSRAGSLLKSMAPPEDKKPETAGSRLERREQLKKANTLPTSVTVEISDSPPPAPLVKEVTKRFSTPDAAPVSTEPAWLALAKRKAKAWSDCPQIIK
- the CRACD gene encoding capping protein-inhibiting regulator of actin dynamics isoform X7, translating into MAMEEIKLTQNVHNEALSADVSDKKKGGKFQPFKKLFGKRKKKDTSISREAEAGRKSHSPQSVSNGTFSSDEETLEDSLRFFNYSLGARAFSHDSIFIPDGGAESEQTVQAMSQDNILGKVKTLQRQLGKNIKFGQPAPSATPLKRADSGEASLEGDPLLASPMEPVTQQDLILPDAENKSSDTPSSPSPPNPPGARSEMEEKAAPAKPSRPKRHFSSAGTIESVNLDAIPLAIARLDNSAAKHKLSVKPKNQRVSKKHRRLGLAGARPNEQGGLPSRLSLDQNGHPGEDKLMWHEEEPEPLDAEEEKRCQEEYWRELEAKCKRQKAEAAERRRLEEQRLRALEQRLWEENRRQELLEEEGEEEREEGEPQPEAGKRQCTEERRRLEEQGGPAPECREPEEGGPQEAGEQEPPEEEAERLQSLAHQELEARSRQEAEKRRQEAEERELKELRRLEEQRRREAEKQRLEEEERKRQEEELRLREEEERKKQEEEERRLREEEERKRREEEEQRLRKEEEEEDQRRREEEENRTKELRRREEEEARRREELRKRQEEVEAQRRREAEKEPQGARRGEESGLGADDRSPLQTDCAGEPEHLKPEKQRGNAEAASACGKQSPEAEPPGEPQAQRGDARGQDGCAGPEERSEARTPPPQKPGVCGDRDRRVEELRWQEVEERQTMPRPYTFQVSSGGKQILFPKVNLSPMTPTRDAGLASAPHQPKAPRASPAPHALPSSLSIPHTAILVTGAQLCGPAVNLSQIKDTACKSLLGLSEEKKHGDAPTPDHPPRAPADPRAGGGKARPPQESSSAAALAEWASIRSRILKSAEGDPRGKKDQPPPGDEPAPRGRCDSRGALRKTPPGNAKFSIMPAWQKFSDGGAETSKQSAGAESTRKRPGLGASDQAAPPPLAAESDEPQKGPEHVGARQEPADTTEGCKFAKDLPSFLVPSPPYPPQKAVAQAEPVTASGSETAGKPDPALPGGEEKASSPFGIKLRRTNYSLRFHCDQQAEQKKKKRNSSTGDSAEGGPPAPACTDGEKAAEGAPALKDGPSLPAESKQGPGSWKDSAVSPSSPPPTAQPGPSPVSSQTPAPELTKAANRMPMAQKPALAPKPSGQTPPTSPLCKLSRPYLVELLARRPGKPDPEPSELCKEGQERREPGPPSPPPPRREEKEEAEAERKAAAPQEKPSQTPEAGRKEKKHENKDRMPCEWLLPKDSSV